A DNA window from bacterium contains the following coding sequences:
- a CDS encoding branched-chain amino acid aminotransferase, whose protein sequence is MADLIPFDQREGVIWMDGKVVPWKEAKIHVLNHGLHYASSVFEGVRAYNGKVFKMKEHYERFLRSAELLDFKIPYTVDTLSRATIDVMDQMKLKDCYIRPVAWRGSEMMAISAQKTTTHVAIACWQWPNYHNADTREKGLRLQTAPWRRPAPDTAPTASKAAGLYMICTMSKHAAERAGYDDALMLDYRGYLAELTGANIFLVQNGEIHTPTPDCFLNGITRLTVIDLAREKGYKVVERHIKPEELANTQEMFVTGTAAEVEPVGSVDDTYTFTVGPVVKDLMAAYEALVRA, encoded by the coding sequence ATGGCCGATCTCATACCGTTCGATCAGCGCGAAGGTGTCATCTGGATGGATGGCAAGGTGGTCCCCTGGAAAGAGGCCAAAATTCACGTGCTGAACCATGGCCTGCATTATGCAAGCTCGGTGTTTGAGGGCGTGCGCGCCTACAATGGCAAAGTGTTCAAGATGAAGGAACATTACGAGCGCTTCCTGCGTTCTGCCGAACTGCTCGACTTCAAAATCCCCTATACGGTCGATACCCTCTCCCGCGCCACTATCGACGTGATGGACCAGATGAAGCTGAAGGATTGCTACATCCGCCCCGTTGCCTGGCGAGGCAGCGAGATGATGGCCATTTCCGCCCAGAAAACCACCACCCATGTTGCCATCGCCTGCTGGCAATGGCCCAATTATCATAATGCGGATACCAGGGAAAAAGGCCTCCGCCTGCAAACGGCGCCCTGGCGTCGCCCGGCGCCGGATACGGCCCCGACCGCCAGCAAGGCGGCCGGTCTTTACATGATCTGCACCATGTCCAAACATGCCGCCGAACGCGCCGGCTACGACGATGCCCTGATGCTGGATTACCGCGGCTACCTGGCCGAGCTGACCGGCGCCAACATCTTTCTGGTGCAGAATGGCGAAATCCACACCCCCACGCCGGATTGCTTCTTAAACGGCATCACCCGCCTGACGGTCATCGATCTGGCACGCGAGAAAGGGTACAAAGTGGTGGAACGCCACATCAAGCCCGAAGAGCTCGCCAACACGCAGGAAATGTTCGTCACCGGCACCGCGGCGGAAGTCGAGCCGGTCGGCTCGGTGGACGACACCTACACCTTCACGGTGGGCCCGGTTGTGAAAGACCTGATGGCGGCCTATGAAGCGCTGGTGCGCGCCTAG
- a CDS encoding DUF1476 family protein produces MSALFEDRERGYENKFAHEQEVMFKIQARANKLFGKWAAMQMQLNTGDAGEYALAVVEAGLKQSGEWDVIAKVGYDLKRKGMNVSETELKDRYRQLYAEADQQIKSE; encoded by the coding sequence ATGAGCGCGTTGTTTGAAGATCGGGAACGGGGTTACGAAAACAAATTCGCCCATGAACAGGAAGTCATGTTTAAAATTCAGGCGCGGGCCAATAAGCTGTTCGGCAAATGGGCCGCCATGCAGATGCAGCTAAACACCGGCGACGCGGGCGAATATGCCTTGGCCGTGGTGGAAGCGGGCCTGAAGCAATCCGGTGAATGGGACGTGATTGCCAAGGTTGGGTATGACCTCAAGCGCAAGGGCATGAATGTTTCCGAAACGGAACTGAAAGACCGCTACCGTCAGCTTTATGCGGAAGCCGACCAACAGATAAAGAGCGAATAA